A genomic window from Rhinoraja longicauda isolate Sanriku21f unplaced genomic scaffold, sRhiLon1.1 Scf000218, whole genome shotgun sequence includes:
- the LOC144590582 gene encoding protein ELFN1-like encodes MALQSLALWVCLASLMNAVVVSGDCWLIEGEKGFVWLAICSQNQPPYESIPQHINSTIVDLRLNENKIRSVQYSSLNRFGNLTELNLTKNQISYIEDGAFSAQYNLRVLQLGFNKLRNITEGILRGLGRLEYLYLQANLIEVVSPNSFWECPNVMNIDLSMNRLQSLESSTFLGLGKLSTCELYGNPFYCSCQLLGFLKWLVQFNNATRNYDRTLCTAPIEFAGCPLLGQGQAGSRDALTSLALMCNEDLYPLDPRSPYTEKPTTTTASDSPCEADDCPSGEESTPLISFQTPVIRVEVTPELKLKEVTYTRATLLVRSSPSAASPSLLVQYNNSVARDVKSLGTEEEEIEVEELSPDTNYTYCVASVRDSRRYNQTCVSFSTRARVRAKPLPTAASTTHYIMTILGCLFGAAILLSVSYCCLRKKKEARVKGKRGDAKKTIIELKYAPELETITITQMAQKPVPPSDMMSSRLPFLPSPGALDEYDVQEALDSPPTSRGSYMDVRTADHPYHRDLLESMFAESHGSAAEISTIAKEVDQVNLIINNCIDALQTESSSFLGPDPGVSVESQGFLLAEQSMSKPGFLSPVYRDSYHPLKRHSSMDAPPRCPSNASNCSVRSPRSARSEIYACPRYKPEGKYIERTSPARSAVMSGTPCRIGRAEAGQIQAYGDHSHLYAGLHPGERKQARSPSPCVMETPKRSRARRNLTYTQFSPQYQSVSYASSPEYSSKPSKGVWERYKPHEKWHGQDEYFAAGYALRKKVQFATDEDLHDILDYWKGVCNQHKS; translated from the coding sequence ATGGCTCTGCAAAGCCTCGCTCTCTGGGTCTGCCTCGCATCGCTGATGAACGCTGTTGTTGTTTCTGGTGACTGCTGGCTCATCGAAGGAGAGAAAGGATTTGTTTGGCTTGCAATCTGCAGTCAAAACCAGCCCCCTTACGAATCCATCCCTCAGCACATCAACAGCACCATCGTGGACCTCCGTCTAAACGAGAACAAGATCAGAAGTGTGCAATATTCCTCGCTCAACAGGTTTGGCAACCTGACAGAACTCAACCTGACCAAGAATCAGATCTCCTACATCGAGGATGGAGCCTTTTCCGCCCAGTACAACCTGCGCGTTTTGCAGCTGGGCTTCAATAAGCTTCGCAACATCACCGAGGGCATCCTGCGTGGACTGGGCAGGCTGGAGTACCTCTACCTCCAGGCCAACCTCATCGAGGTGGTGAGTCCAAACTCCTTCTGGGAGTGTCCCAACGTGATGAACATCGACCTGTCCATGAACCGGCTGCAGTCGCTGGAAAGCTCCACCTTCCTGGGCCTCGGCAAACTCTCCACCTGCGAGCTGTACGGCAACCCCTTCTACTGCTCCTGCCAGCTGCTGGGCTTCCTCAAGTGGCTGGTGCAGTTCAACAACGCCACCAGGAACTACGACCGCACCCTGTGCACGGCTCCCATCGAGTTTGCCGGCTGCCCTTTGCTCGGGCAAGGCCAGGCTGGCTCCAGAGATGCCCTGACCTCCTTGGCCCTCATGTGCAACGAAGACCTTTACCCTCTGGACCCCAGGTCTCCGTACACGGAGAAGCCCACGACCACCACCGCCTCCGACAGCCCCTGCGAGGCGGACGACTGCCCGTCGGGCGAGGAGTCGACGCCGCTGATCTCCTTCCAGACGCCGGTCATCAGGGTGGAGGTGACTCCTGAGCTGAAGCTGAAGGAGGTGACTTACACCAGGGCCACTCTTCTTGTCCGCAGTTCCCCGTCAGCCGCCTCTCCCAGCCTCCTGGTGCAGTACAACAACAGCGTGGCCAGAGACGTGAAGAGCCTGGGCACCGAGGAAGAGGAGATCGAGGTGGAAGAGTTGTCCCCCGACACCAACTACACCTACTGCGTGGCCTCGGTGCGCGACTCCCGGCGTTACAACCAGACTTGTGTCAGCTTCTCCACCCGGGCCAGGGTCAGGGCCAAGCCGCTGCCCACAGCTGCCAGCACCACTCACTACATCATGACCATCCTGGGCTGCCTGTTCGGGGCTGCCATCCTCCTCAGCGTCAGCTACTGCTGCCTGCGCAAGAAGAAGGAGGCGAGGGTGAAGGGCAAGAGGGGAGATGCCAAGAAGACCATCATTGAGCTGAAGTACGCCCCTGAGCTGGAGACCATCACCATCACCCAGATGGCGCAGAAACCCGTGCCGCCCTCCGACATGATGTCCTCCCGCCTGCCCTTCCTGCCCTCGCCAGGGGCATTGGACGAGTACGATGTACAAGAGGCGCTGGATAGTCCCCCCACCAGCCGGGGCAGCTACATGGACGTCAGGACGGCGGACCACCCGTACCACCGGGACCTGCTGGAGAGCATGTTCGCGGAGAGCCACGGCTCGGCGGCCGAGATCTCCACCATCGCCAAGGAGGTGGACCAGGTCAACTTGATCATCAACAACTGCATCGACGCCCTGCAGACCGAGAGCAGCTCCTTCCTCGGGCCAGACCCAGGCGTGTCGGTGGAGTCTCAAGGCTTCCTGCTGGCCGAGCAGTCCATGAGCAAGCCAGGCTTCCTGTCGCCCGTGTACCGGGACAGTTACCACCCGCTGAAGAGGCACAGCAGCATGGACGCGCCGCCGAGGTGCCCCAGCAACGCGTCCAACTGTTCGGTGCGTAGCCCCAGGTCGGCGCGCTCCGAGATCTACGCTTGCCCGAGGTACAAGCCGGAGGGCAAATACATTGAAAGGACCTCTCCGGCACGCAGTGCTGTCATGAGCGGGACTCCGTGCAGAATTGGGAGAGCAGAAGCGGGCCAGATACAAGCCTACGGTGACCACTCGCACCTCTACGCTGGCTTGCACCCCGGAGAGAGGAAGCAGGCGAGGAGCCCCAGCCCTTGTGTGATGGAGACGCCGAAGAGATCCCGTGCCCGCAGGAACCTGACCTACACTCAGTTCTCCCCACAGTATCAAAGCGTCAGCTACGCCTCCAGCCCGGAGTACTCCAGCAAACCCTCCAAGGGCGTGTGGGAGCGCTACAAACCCCACGAGAAGTGGCACGGGCAGGATGAATACTTCGCCGCCGGCTACGCGCTGAGAAAGAAAGTCCAGTTCGCCACAGATGAGGATTTGCATGATATTCTAGATTACTGGAAGGGGGTTTGCAACCAACACAAATCATGA